From Paenibacillus sp. GP183, one genomic window encodes:
- a CDS encoding ABC transporter ATP-binding protein → MAEAILEVKDLKTVIRDKQKVTTIVDVINFEIGPKEVVALVGESGCGKSMTSLSIMQLLPKTGEISKGEIRFRGRNLVGLNYREMSQIRGRQIAMIFQEPMTSLNPVLTIGLQLTESIVRHLKVSKTEAVTIADEWLRRVGFPEPKRIRKEFPHRLSGGMRQRIMLAMAMSCKPDLLIADEPTTALDVTIQAQVLDLIRQLLRESDMSVLFITHDLGVVAEMATRVIVMYAGQIVETTDVRTLFTSPIHPYTKGLLNSTPRMHGKIEKLSPISGTVPPAGHYPEGCRFMDRCPMATAECREKVPELREYRPGHKVRCILV, encoded by the coding sequence ATGGCTGAAGCGATCTTGGAAGTAAAAGATCTCAAAACGGTAATTAGAGACAAACAGAAGGTAACAACCATAGTAGACGTCATCAACTTCGAGATTGGGCCAAAAGAAGTAGTGGCGCTGGTTGGCGAATCGGGCTGCGGCAAGAGTATGACGTCGCTGTCCATCATGCAGCTATTGCCTAAAACGGGGGAAATCTCCAAAGGTGAAATCCGGTTTCGGGGGCGTAATCTGGTCGGACTCAATTACCGGGAAATGTCGCAGATCCGCGGACGGCAAATCGCGATGATCTTTCAGGAGCCAATGACCTCGCTGAACCCGGTGCTGACGATCGGCTTGCAGTTGACCGAATCGATCGTCCGTCATTTGAAAGTTTCGAAAACTGAGGCAGTCACCATTGCGGACGAATGGCTTCGCCGGGTCGGATTCCCCGAGCCGAAGCGAATTCGGAAGGAATTCCCGCATCGATTGTCCGGCGGCATGCGGCAGCGGATCATGCTGGCCATGGCCATGTCATGCAAGCCGGATTTGCTCATCGCCGACGAGCCGACGACCGCGCTTGATGTGACGATTCAAGCCCAGGTACTCGATCTGATTCGGCAATTGCTGAGAGAATCCGATATGTCCGTTCTCTTTATTACGCATGACCTCGGAGTGGTGGCCGAGATGGCGACCCGTGTGATCGTCATGTATGCCGGACAGATTGTGGAAACTACCGACGTTCGGACATTGTTCACATCGCCGATTCATCCGTATACGAAGGGCTTGCTGAACTCTACCCCGCGTATGCATGGAAAGATTGAGAAGCTAAGCCCGATCTCAGGTACGGTACCTCCTGCCGGACACTATCCGGAAGGCTGCCGATTCATGGATCGCTGTCC